One window of the Bradyrhizobium sp. NP1 genome contains the following:
- a CDS encoding autoinducer binding domain-containing protein, translating into MNPVENIFQEFVDAIQTANKADAFERVATRLTHRLGFQHFAYLRITGETPVLISSYPKSWTSRYFQLEYQQLDPVVRRARLEHTLFSWGGEASAPAGNREQRRFFDEASTFGIRSGITVPIRGGFGRTAAFTLATGDREVHPERLVADWKDVAQLIGLYFHTHVAVRLDLPPTAQPVGSELTQRERQCLAWTARGKTVADIAVLVEIAPRTVVFHLENARRKLGAASIAQCVAEALRRGLLS; encoded by the coding sequence ATGAATCCCGTCGAGAACATCTTCCAGGAATTCGTTGACGCGATCCAGACCGCGAACAAAGCTGATGCGTTCGAGCGAGTCGCAACTCGACTAACGCACAGGCTCGGCTTCCAGCATTTTGCCTATCTTCGCATCACCGGCGAAACGCCAGTGCTGATCTCGTCCTATCCGAAGTCGTGGACCAGCCGGTATTTCCAGCTTGAATATCAGCAGCTGGACCCGGTGGTACGCAGGGCGCGTCTTGAACATACGTTGTTTAGTTGGGGAGGAGAGGCCTCAGCCCCGGCCGGAAATCGCGAGCAGCGCCGCTTCTTTGATGAAGCGAGCACCTTCGGGATCAGATCAGGTATCACCGTGCCCATCAGGGGTGGATTTGGACGGACGGCCGCGTTCACACTGGCGACCGGCGACCGGGAGGTTCATCCGGAGCGCCTCGTGGCCGACTGGAAGGACGTCGCGCAACTCATAGGTTTGTATTTTCATACTCATGTCGCCGTCAGACTTGACCTGCCTCCGACGGCGCAACCCGTGGGAAGTGAACTGACGCAGCGTGAGCGTCAGTGCCTCGCCTGGACTGCGCGAGGAAAGACTGTCGCGGACATCGCGGTCCTGGTCGAAATTGCGCCGCGCACTGTGGTCTTTCATCTGGAGAATGCGCGCCGCAAACTCGGTGCGGCATCCATTGCACAGTGCGTTGCAGAGGCGCTGCGACGCGGCTTGTTGTCCTAA
- a CDS encoding MmgE/PrpD family protein, producing MSSERILAGFVSAARFEDIPASAHVVVKQMMLAVIGAGIAGSSEDGCREIQNYVLGWGGHNEATVFFTDRKAPAHLAALANGIVCRALDYCDAMAPGLHMGSSIVPVALAIAERGGGCSGRELLTALAVGAEVGARLNLSEAEYHGFDPTGVAGVFAAAATACRLRKLPIDKTLQALALAFNRAGGSFQSNVDGSLAVIWLNQEPTCRSRRSRIMRVFTFPHDR from the coding sequence ATGAGTAGCGAACGGATATTGGCGGGATTCGTCTCGGCAGCGAGATTCGAGGATATCCCCGCGAGCGCGCACGTCGTCGTCAAGCAGATGATGCTGGCCGTGATCGGTGCGGGCATCGCCGGCTCATCTGAAGACGGTTGCCGTGAAATTCAGAATTATGTGTTGGGTTGGGGCGGCCATAACGAGGCGACCGTATTCTTCACCGACCGCAAGGCGCCGGCCCATTTGGCCGCGCTCGCCAATGGCATTGTTTGCCGCGCGCTCGACTATTGCGACGCGATGGCGCCGGGATTGCACATGGGGTCTTCGATCGTCCCGGTCGCACTTGCCATCGCCGAACGTGGCGGCGGGTGCAGCGGTCGGGAGTTACTTACCGCTCTCGCAGTTGGTGCCGAAGTGGGCGCGCGGCTCAACCTGTCCGAGGCGGAGTATCACGGCTTCGATCCCACCGGGGTCGCCGGCGTGTTTGCCGCCGCCGCGACTGCATGCCGCCTACGAAAGCTTCCGATCGACAAGACACTGCAGGCGCTGGCATTGGCGTTTAACCGGGCCGGCGGTAGCTTCCAGAGCAATGTCGATGGATCGCTCGCGGTGATCTGGCTTAACCAGGAACCGACCTGCCGATCAAGGAGGTCAAGGATCATGCGGGTCTTCACATTTCCTCATGATCGATAG
- the fahA gene encoding fumarylacetoacetase: MADVSGRLNETHDLNGRSWIDAANKPDCPFPIQNLPIAVFRRSGSSEPFRGGIAIGEFIVDLAAPCLLPHLGETARSAVSLASSPCLNAFMAAGRAVQRSLRSDLSRILRHDFHERKNVTEALVAIDQAEFKIPSQIGNFSDFYCSIHHAANVGKQFRPDNPVLPNYRWLPVGYQGRTSSILLSGHAIGRPKGQIRDADSSDPIYAACRRLDYEAELGIFIGAGNALGNPIAIEEVEDHLFGVCILNDWSARDIQSWEYQPLGPFLAKSFATSISPWIVSFDALEPYRLPHRRPAGDPAPLPHLASKQDEVCGAIDIRISVHLQTAAMQAHDLAPVRLSSSTYADSYWTLAQVIAHHTSNGCNLQAGDLIGSGTISGPAPDARACLLELTEGGRSPVTLPSGETRAFLQDGDTVILSAWCEREGFARIGFGECRATVQAAE, encoded by the coding sequence ATGGCAGACGTAAGTGGAAGACTTAACGAAACACACGATCTGAATGGCCGCAGTTGGATTGACGCGGCCAATAAGCCAGATTGCCCGTTTCCAATTCAGAACCTGCCGATCGCGGTGTTCCGCCGGTCGGGTAGCAGCGAGCCATTTCGCGGCGGCATCGCCATCGGCGAATTTATCGTGGACCTGGCCGCGCCGTGTCTTTTGCCCCATCTTGGCGAAACCGCGCGATCGGCCGTTTCGCTGGCCTCTTCTCCCTGCCTGAACGCCTTTATGGCCGCGGGGCGCGCAGTCCAACGTAGCCTGAGGTCTGACCTGTCGCGGATCCTGCGGCACGATTTTCACGAAAGGAAGAACGTGACCGAGGCCCTGGTGGCGATCGATCAGGCGGAGTTCAAGATCCCATCTCAAATCGGCAACTTCTCGGATTTCTATTGCTCAATCCACCACGCGGCCAATGTTGGAAAGCAGTTTCGACCCGACAATCCGGTTTTGCCGAACTACCGGTGGCTTCCCGTTGGCTATCAAGGCCGCACGTCCTCGATCCTCCTCTCAGGACATGCGATCGGTCGCCCAAAAGGCCAGATCCGTGACGCAGATTCTTCCGATCCCATCTACGCCGCCTGCAGACGATTGGACTACGAAGCCGAACTGGGAATATTCATCGGCGCTGGAAACGCACTGGGAAATCCGATCGCGATAGAGGAGGTCGAGGACCATCTTTTCGGAGTTTGCATTCTGAACGATTGGTCTGCGCGCGACATTCAGTCCTGGGAATATCAGCCGCTCGGACCATTCCTCGCCAAGAGCTTTGCGACCTCCATTTCACCGTGGATCGTGAGCTTTGACGCGCTCGAACCTTATCGACTGCCTCACCGTCGGCCGGCCGGCGACCCCGCACCTCTGCCGCATTTGGCTTCGAAGCAGGACGAGGTCTGTGGCGCCATCGACATCAGGATTTCGGTCCATCTTCAGACCGCGGCCATGCAGGCGCACGATCTTGCGCCCGTTCGCCTGTCATCGTCGACCTATGCGGATTCATACTGGACGCTGGCGCAGGTCATCGCGCATCACACTTCCAATGGTTGCAACCTGCAGGCCGGCGACCTGATTGGCTCCGGAACGATATCGGGCCCGGCGCCCGACGCGCGCGCCTGCTTGCTTGAACTGACGGAGGGAGGACGATCGCCTGTGACGCTGCCATCCGGTGAGACCCGGGCCTTTCTGCAAGACGGCGACACGGTGATCCTGAGCGCTTGGTGCGAGCGGGAAGGTTTCGCTCGCATCGGCTTTGGCGAATGCCGGGCGACGGTGCAAGCTGCCGAATAG
- a CDS encoding DUF2783 domain-containing protein, whose protein sequence is MNLNTKPNIADPDGFYQELIDSQRHMSEPEAELMNCKLVLILANHIGDREVLRAAIRSAAARTKQEEKQ, encoded by the coding sequence GTGAATCTCAACACCAAGCCCAATATCGCTGATCCCGATGGCTTTTACCAAGAGCTAATTGATTCCCAGCGTCACATGAGCGAGCCCGAGGCCGAGCTGATGAACTGCAAGCTCGTGCTCATTCTTGCCAATCATATTGGCGATCGCGAAGTGTTGCGCGCGGCGATACGAAGCGCTGCCGCGCGGACCAAACAAGAAGAAAAGCAATAG
- a CDS encoding FAD-dependent oxidoreductase → MSKTYKYRQFQYRPSPEQTGTPLTRYPVVVVGAGPIGLSAGLELAPRGIRAIVLDDNDTVSLGSRAVAHAKRSLEIWDRLGCVDRMIAKGVRWKVGKVFFRDALCYQIDLLPETDHKMPAMINLQQYYVEEYLVDEIGRRPHIELRWKHKVVDLKQAPDHVVLTVENPDGVFALQAEWVLACDGANSDPRQMVGAAFTGQRFDDRFLIADVVMKADFPPERWFWFDPPFHRHQSALLHRQADDVWRLDFQLGREADPEEERKPEKVIPRVRAMLGDAREFELEWVSIYQFACRRIDKLRHGRVLFAGDAAHQVSPFGGRGANSGIQDIDNLGWKLKLVIDGDAPPELLDTYDEERSAAADDNLLNSTRSTDFITPKSDNSRRYRDAVLELAADHEFARLLLNSGRLSRPTPYATSSLNTPDEGVFAGRMSPGTNCDDAPLRYGGIDSWLLKLVGDGFVVLVFGERPKLGQIVFGRVRAKVIVVGRDIEDSRGVLTARFDGRPGTTYLIRPDQHVARRWRHFEPAKIEKALARAMAA, encoded by the coding sequence ATGTCCAAGACCTACAAGTATCGGCAATTCCAATACAGGCCGTCGCCCGAGCAGACCGGCACCCCGTTAACGCGGTATCCCGTGGTCGTGGTGGGCGCTGGCCCGATAGGTCTCAGCGCCGGGCTCGAGCTGGCGCCCCGTGGTATCCGGGCAATCGTGCTCGATGATAACGATACGGTTTCGCTCGGCTCTCGGGCGGTGGCGCACGCCAAGCGATCGCTCGAGATCTGGGACCGCCTGGGCTGCGTTGATCGCATGATCGCCAAGGGCGTGCGGTGGAAGGTGGGCAAGGTGTTTTTCCGCGACGCGCTGTGCTACCAAATTGATCTGCTACCGGAAACCGATCACAAGATGCCGGCGATGATCAACCTTCAGCAGTACTACGTTGAAGAGTATCTGGTCGACGAGATCGGCCGACGGCCCCACATCGAGTTGCGCTGGAAACACAAAGTCGTCGATCTGAAGCAGGCGCCCGACCACGTCGTTCTCACGGTCGAGAATCCCGATGGCGTCTTTGCATTACAGGCAGAATGGGTGTTGGCCTGCGATGGCGCCAACAGCGATCCGCGCCAGATGGTCGGCGCAGCGTTCACGGGCCAACGCTTCGACGATCGTTTCCTGATTGCCGACGTGGTGATGAAGGCCGATTTCCCGCCGGAGCGTTGGTTCTGGTTCGACCCGCCGTTCCATCGCCATCAATCGGCGTTGCTTCACAGGCAAGCGGACGACGTCTGGCGTCTCGACTTTCAGCTCGGTCGCGAAGCTGATCCCGAGGAAGAGAGAAAGCCGGAAAAGGTGATTCCCCGAGTGCGAGCAATGCTCGGTGATGCGCGGGAGTTCGAGCTCGAATGGGTCTCGATCTATCAGTTCGCATGTCGGCGGATCGACAAGCTGCGCCATGGTCGCGTGCTGTTTGCCGGCGACGCCGCGCATCAGGTCTCACCATTCGGCGGTCGCGGCGCCAATAGCGGCATACAGGACATCGACAATCTCGGCTGGAAGCTGAAGCTCGTGATCGACGGCGACGCACCGCCCGAATTGCTCGACACCTACGATGAGGAGCGGTCGGCAGCGGCCGACGACAATCTGCTCAACTCGACACGATCGACTGATTTCATTACGCCGAAGAGCGACAACAGCCGGCGCTACCGCGATGCCGTTCTCGAACTGGCGGCGGATCATGAATTCGCTCGCCTTCTGCTCAATTCGGGCCGTCTGTCGCGCCCAACACCCTACGCGACCTCGTCACTAAACACCCCGGACGAAGGCGTGTTCGCGGGCCGGATGTCGCCTGGTACGAACTGTGACGATGCGCCGCTACGCTACGGCGGCATCGACAGCTGGCTATTGAAGCTTGTGGGTGACGGCTTTGTCGTGCTGGTCTTCGGCGAGCGGCCCAAACTAGGCCAGATCGTCTTTGGCCGGGTCCGGGCAAAGGTCATCGTGGTGGGCCGCGATATCGAAGACTCAAGGGGCGTGCTTACGGCGCGTTTCGACGGCCGGCCCGGAACGACCTATCTGATCCGGCCCGACCAGCATGTCGCTAGAAGGTGGCGACATTTTGAGCCGGCGAAAATCGAAAAGGCGTTGGCGCGCGCGATGGCGGCCTGA
- a CDS encoding homogentisate 1,2-dioxygenase → MSNARYIGLPRIEGQSSRQAHADLPEGTFERELGKEGFFGPASHMYHTHPPTGWLSWEGPLRPRAFDLAALKRTQQMVWNADPILHNAHVKFRMWRIDRSMDYLARNADGDELLFIHRGKGDLYCDYGHMSVEKGDYILLPRSTMWRLEVEEPMAVLLIESTDGSLRTPDRGLVGRHALYDEAILETPRIDEAFKAQQDERQWCVQIKRREEVSIVTYPFNPLDAVGWHGDLVPVRLNVRDIRPLSSHRYHLPPSAHTTWVGHRFVVCTFVPRPFETDPAAIKVPFFHNNDDYDEVVFYHDGNFFSRDNIHPGTVSLHPCGFTHGPHPKALQRMYEMPAAETNEYAVMIDARDALEIGSAAKSVELESYAESWRTSDRLVAQRAKLAR, encoded by the coding sequence ATGTCAAATGCCCGCTATATCGGCCTTCCGAGAATCGAAGGCCAGTCGTCCCGACAAGCCCATGCGGATTTGCCCGAGGGTACGTTCGAGCGCGAATTGGGCAAGGAAGGCTTCTTTGGCCCCGCCTCGCATATGTACCATACCCATCCGCCGACAGGCTGGTTGTCTTGGGAAGGACCGTTGCGCCCGCGCGCTTTCGATCTTGCCGCTCTAAAGCGCACGCAACAAATGGTCTGGAACGCCGACCCAATCCTGCATAATGCACACGTCAAATTCCGCATGTGGCGGATTGACCGATCGATGGACTATTTGGCGCGCAACGCGGACGGCGACGAACTTCTTTTCATTCATCGTGGCAAGGGCGATCTGTATTGTGACTACGGGCACATGTCGGTCGAAAAGGGCGACTACATCTTGTTGCCGCGTTCGACGATGTGGCGCCTGGAGGTTGAGGAGCCCATGGCGGTTCTTCTCATCGAAAGCACCGACGGATCCCTGCGCACGCCCGACCGGGGACTCGTCGGCCGACACGCGCTTTACGATGAAGCGATCCTCGAAACGCCGCGGATCGACGAGGCGTTCAAGGCTCAACAAGACGAAAGGCAGTGGTGCGTACAGATCAAGCGGCGTGAGGAAGTATCGATCGTCACCTATCCGTTCAATCCGCTCGACGCGGTCGGTTGGCACGGAGATCTGGTTCCGGTGCGGCTGAATGTAAGGGATATCCGCCCGCTGTCGTCCCACCGGTACCACCTTCCGCCGTCGGCTCACACCACTTGGGTTGGGCACCGGTTCGTCGTTTGCACCTTTGTACCACGACCGTTCGAAACCGATCCGGCCGCGATAAAGGTGCCCTTCTTTCACAACAACGACGATTACGACGAGGTCGTGTTTTATCACGACGGCAATTTCTTCTCCCGCGACAACATTCATCCAGGAACGGTCTCACTTCACCCCTGCGGATTTACGCATGGGCCGCATCCCAAAGCGCTGCAGCGCATGTATGAAATGCCCGCAGCCGAGACCAACGAATACGCAGTGATGATTGACGCGCGCGACGCGTTGGAGATCGGTTCAGCGGCGAAATCGGTCGAATTGGAATCCTATGCTGAATCGTGGAGAACTTCGGACAGACTGGTAGCTCAGAGGGCCAAGCTTGCCAGGTGA
- the hppD gene encoding 4-hydroxyphenylpyruvate dioxygenase, whose translation MGVPIEKNPTAHHDNPAGTEGMAFVEFAAIDPRPMAELFEKLGFRRIAAVDGRDISLWRQGGVDIVLNADPQTHGGAFARVHGPCISAIAFHVNDAKVAFERAVEMGAEAYGDENGQRVVDGLALSGIGGSLLYLIDDASESSFKAKLFNLQNPREPAVPGVGFLTVDHLTHNVRAGQLDVWVDFYRRIFNFREVFYLDTKGTKTGFRTRAMKSPCNKICIPVNEPTDPQSQIQEYIDLYKGEGVQHLAFLSNDLNESIEAIAGAGIPVQPIPESYYAGVDARLPGHGQDMARLKRNGILIDGEHNDVDDSWGLLLQIFSKNLIGPIFFEFIERRDNEGFGEGNAKALFEAIERDQIERGVVATQ comes from the coding sequence ATGGGCGTTCCTATCGAGAAGAATCCAACAGCACATCACGATAATCCAGCCGGCACAGAGGGTATGGCGTTCGTCGAGTTCGCAGCCATTGACCCTCGTCCGATGGCGGAGTTGTTCGAAAAGTTGGGCTTCAGGCGAATTGCTGCAGTCGATGGTCGGGATATCTCGCTGTGGAGGCAGGGTGGTGTGGACATCGTGCTGAACGCGGACCCGCAAACCCATGGTGGCGCCTTTGCGCGCGTCCATGGCCCCTGCATCTCGGCGATTGCCTTTCACGTCAACGATGCCAAAGTCGCCTTCGAGCGTGCTGTCGAAATGGGTGCCGAGGCTTACGGGGACGAAAATGGTCAGCGCGTTGTCGACGGCCTTGCCCTGAGTGGCATCGGCGGAAGCCTACTCTACCTGATTGACGACGCGAGCGAGAGTTCGTTCAAGGCGAAGCTGTTTAATCTGCAGAACCCGCGGGAGCCGGCAGTTCCGGGTGTAGGCTTCCTGACGGTGGATCATTTGACGCACAACGTTCGGGCTGGCCAGCTCGATGTGTGGGTCGATTTCTACCGTCGTATATTCAACTTTAGAGAGGTGTTTTACCTCGACACCAAGGGCACAAAGACTGGGTTCAGAACCCGGGCAATGAAGAGTCCCTGCAACAAGATCTGTATTCCGGTCAACGAGCCGACCGATCCCCAGTCGCAAATCCAGGAATATATCGATCTCTACAAGGGGGAGGGAGTGCAGCATCTGGCTTTCTTGAGCAATGACCTGAACGAAAGCATTGAGGCGATTGCCGGCGCAGGAATACCAGTGCAACCAATCCCGGAGTCTTACTATGCCGGCGTCGACGCGCGCTTGCCTGGACATGGCCAGGATATGGCGCGTCTCAAGCGCAACGGTATTCTGATTGATGGCGAACACAATGACGTCGACGACAGTTGGGGCTTGCTGCTTCAAATATTCTCGAAAAACCTGATCGGGCCGATCTTTTTTGAGTTCATTGAGCGTCGCGACAACGAGGGCTTTGGCGAGGGAAACGCCAAGGCTCTGTTCGAGGCTATAGAGCGCGACCAGATCGAGCGCGGAGTGGTTGCGACGCAATAA
- a CDS encoding MarR family winged helix-turn-helix transcriptional regulator — translation MPKAAKRRSEPNAVAPESAEPLASLELRAWIPYRCSVVANRVSHCLERMYGEQYGLTVPGWRIMANLGRYAPLSAKEVAERTAMDQVQVTRAITQMASVGLISRRVDVEDRRRVVLRLSQKGLDAYAQIVPLAKAIEKKLLAGLSASERSELSRLTEKLMLSAEATLGDDVDWRKFVTP, via the coding sequence ATGCCAAAGGCCGCGAAACGACGCTCCGAACCTAACGCCGTTGCCCCCGAATCTGCCGAGCCTTTGGCATCATTGGAGTTGCGAGCGTGGATCCCCTATCGTTGTTCCGTGGTCGCCAACCGCGTAAGCCATTGCCTCGAACGTATGTACGGCGAGCAGTACGGGTTGACGGTGCCTGGTTGGCGAATAATGGCCAATCTCGGTCGTTACGCACCATTGTCCGCAAAGGAGGTGGCTGAGCGCACAGCGATGGATCAGGTTCAAGTAACGCGCGCGATTACGCAGATGGCGTCGGTCGGCCTGATCAGCCGTCGAGTTGACGTGGAGGATCGCAGGCGTGTTGTCTTGAGGCTGAGTCAAAAAGGTCTCGACGCCTACGCACAGATCGTTCCGCTGGCCAAAGCCATCGAAAAAAAACTACTCGCAGGTTTGTCGGCGTCGGAGCGGAGCGAACTCAGCCGCCTCACTGAGAAACTCATGCTGAGTGCCGAGGCAACCCTCGGCGATGATGTCGATTGGCGGAAATTCGTTACTCCGTAA
- a CDS encoding YciI family protein produces the protein MSFLIQCRYRTGAAEERFSIRAKHLEHMIAALPTTVAGGALLDQRGSAIGMFVVLEAEDRASAEGFISGEPYNAAGLFETVEIYGLKLMTPEPEPNFLEAELVRQRHADRKAKGDGDFVTE, from the coding sequence ATGTCTTTTCTAATTCAATGCCGCTATCGGACGGGCGCAGCAGAGGAGCGCTTTTCCATCAGAGCCAAGCATCTCGAACACATGATAGCAGCGCTCCCCACCACCGTTGCGGGCGGAGCCCTTCTAGATCAGCGCGGTAGTGCAATCGGAATGTTTGTGGTGCTGGAAGCCGAAGACCGCGCGAGTGCGGAGGGGTTTATTTCCGGCGAGCCTTATAATGCTGCTGGCCTCTTCGAGACGGTAGAGATCTATGGGCTAAAACTAATGACGCCCGAGCCGGAGCCCAACTTCCTGGAAGCTGAACTCGTTCGACAGCGTCACGCGGATCGCAAAGCTAAAGGTGATGGTGATTTTGTTACGGAGTAA
- a CDS encoding MFS transporter: MTTGRAMELGAVAAPQLTYSEKKVIFLSSLGGALEYYDFIVYGVFAQYISTAFFPSGDALVSLVSTYAIFAIGYFVRPLGGFVLSHFGDRYGRRNVFLVSLLAMSLTTIGMGLMPTYATGGVAATLAFVALRLIQGFCLGGEIAGAVTYVVEAAPRRAGFACGILFCLAGMGVVFATGVSVGIHTALSPSEAAIYGWRVAFLIGGVLGVISYWVRGSLEESPAFNRVRDHVYRAPAAEVCTNYWPQLLVSFGVISSVATLNGLLFVQMPGYLTRMLSYEPASVSNATMAGVTALSLTVILVGWLSDTMPRRWLHRLGTIIFVIAAWPAYQLITGHSANLVTLMVIIGCCGALMNGTFGVIAADLFPTRVRFTGIAISYNLSLAIFGGLTPLMATLLIGWTGSLAAPSLWMAGCAALALISGLWLKRMDGQILATSAEQVPDSRDAALPVANR; this comes from the coding sequence ATGACCACCGGACGAGCCATGGAATTGGGCGCAGTTGCTGCGCCACAGCTCACTTACAGCGAAAAGAAGGTAATCTTCCTTTCAAGCCTGGGCGGTGCGCTGGAATATTACGATTTCATCGTTTACGGCGTGTTTGCCCAATACATCTCGACAGCATTTTTTCCGTCTGGTGACGCCCTGGTGTCGCTGGTAAGCACCTATGCAATTTTCGCGATTGGCTATTTCGTCAGGCCACTTGGTGGCTTTGTACTAAGCCACTTCGGCGATCGATATGGGCGACGCAACGTGTTCTTGGTGTCGTTGCTGGCAATGTCTCTTACGACAATTGGAATGGGATTGATGCCCACCTACGCCACAGGTGGCGTCGCAGCTACGCTGGCGTTTGTCGCCTTGCGTTTGATCCAGGGTTTTTGCTTGGGGGGCGAGATCGCAGGAGCTGTAACGTATGTCGTAGAAGCAGCGCCACGCCGAGCGGGTTTTGCCTGCGGCATTCTTTTCTGCCTGGCTGGAATGGGCGTCGTCTTCGCAACTGGCGTCAGCGTAGGCATCCATACCGCTTTGTCGCCATCGGAAGCGGCAATTTATGGCTGGCGTGTCGCTTTCCTGATCGGGGGCGTGTTAGGTGTGATCAGCTATTGGGTGCGAGGTTCGCTCGAAGAGTCTCCGGCGTTCAATCGAGTTCGCGATCACGTTTATCGAGCCCCTGCGGCCGAGGTCTGCACAAATTACTGGCCCCAGCTTCTCGTTTCGTTTGGCGTTATCTCGTCTGTCGCTACGCTCAACGGCCTGCTATTCGTTCAAATGCCTGGCTATTTAACGCGAATGCTGAGTTATGAGCCGGCCTCGGTGTCGAATGCCACTATGGCAGGCGTGACCGCTCTTTCACTCACCGTTATCCTCGTGGGATGGCTGTCCGACACCATGCCCCGTCGATGGTTGCATAGGCTTGGTACGATCATCTTTGTCATCGCCGCGTGGCCTGCATATCAACTGATCACCGGGCATTCGGCAAATCTTGTGACCTTGATGGTCATCATCGGCTGTTGCGGCGCCTTGATGAATGGAACGTTTGGCGTAATCGCGGCTGATCTTTTCCCGACGCGAGTGAGATTTACGGGTATCGCCATTTCGTACAATTTGAGCTTGGCTATTTTTGGGGGATTGACCCCTCTTATGGCTACACTGTTGATCGGATGGACCGGCTCATTGGCTGCTCCGAGCCTGTGGATGGCGGGCTGCGCGGCGCTAGCCCTAATCTCCGGGCTTTGGCTCAAGCGGATGGACGGGCAAATACTGGCAACGAGTGCCGAACAGGTCCCGGATTCTCGTGACGCTGCCCTGCCGGTGGCAAACCGATGA
- a CDS encoding FAD-linked oxidase C-terminal domain-containing protein codes for MNVRADQVNPDSLDRLGQELSGRFGSRFTNNAAICDHHGHGLSHLLGRSPDAVVFPNTTEEVAYIVRTCRRLDIPLIPFGTGTSAEDHVAAVHGGLCVDLSTMNRVIAVNADDMDVVVQPGLTRKRLNEILRDTGLFFPIDPGADASIGGMVATRASGTNAVRYGTMRDNVLTLEAVLADGTVIRTGGRARKSSAGYDLTRLLVGSEGTLGVITEVTLKLHGIPETTGVVVASFRSIDDAARTVIEIMHAGISIARVELMDALQMRACRQYSKIDYPEAHCLFMEFHGSQTVVREQVQSTRAIAEDIGYLTFAWAETAAEKSSLWEARHNAYFAALALRPGAQGQPTDVCVPISRLAECINETRLDIEEHGLIAPICGHVGDGNFHVLLLVYRDRPDEQAAAAAFNDRLVDRALRMSGTSTGEHGIGKGKLKYMSQEHGPAVSVMRAVKHALDPTNILNPGKVIPAASAA; via the coding sequence ATGAACGTTCGAGCAGATCAGGTGAACCCGGACAGTCTGGACAGATTAGGTCAGGAGCTTTCGGGCCGGTTTGGATCACGATTTACCAACAACGCGGCCATTTGCGACCATCATGGCCATGGCTTGTCGCATCTTCTCGGAAGGTCTCCGGACGCGGTGGTGTTTCCCAATACGACGGAAGAGGTGGCCTACATTGTTCGAACATGCCGACGGCTGGACATTCCTCTGATTCCATTCGGCACGGGAACTTCCGCAGAGGACCACGTTGCTGCCGTGCATGGCGGGCTTTGCGTCGATCTCTCCACGATGAATCGGGTGATCGCTGTTAATGCGGACGACATGGACGTCGTCGTACAACCGGGCTTAACGCGCAAGCGGCTGAATGAAATCCTGCGGGATACCGGACTGTTCTTTCCAATTGACCCCGGCGCAGACGCTTCGATCGGCGGTATGGTCGCAACACGCGCGTCAGGAACTAACGCCGTCCGCTATGGCACGATGCGTGACAATGTACTGACTCTGGAGGCTGTGCTTGCTGACGGGACGGTCATAAGGACGGGCGGACGCGCAAGGAAATCCTCCGCCGGATACGATTTGACTCGTTTGCTCGTCGGCTCGGAAGGCACACTGGGTGTCATCACAGAGGTGACTCTCAAACTCCACGGCATTCCCGAAACAACTGGCGTGGTGGTTGCATCGTTCCGCTCGATCGATGACGCCGCCAGAACCGTCATCGAGATCATGCATGCTGGAATTTCAATTGCACGTGTCGAGCTTATGGATGCGCTTCAGATGCGAGCATGTCGGCAATATTCCAAGATCGATTATCCTGAAGCTCATTGTCTGTTCATGGAATTTCACGGTTCGCAAACAGTCGTGCGGGAACAGGTGCAATCTACCAGGGCGATTGCGGAGGATATCGGCTATTTGACCTTTGCCTGGGCCGAAACGGCTGCGGAAAAGTCGAGTTTATGGGAAGCGCGTCACAATGCCTACTTCGCCGCGCTGGCGTTGAGACCGGGTGCGCAAGGACAACCGACAGATGTTTGCGTGCCGATATCGAGATTGGCCGAGTGCATCAATGAGACGCGTCTTGATATTGAGGAGCATGGATTGATCGCGCCCATCTGCGGTCATGTCGGCGACGGTAACTTTCATGTGCTTTTACTTGTCTACCGCGACCGACCGGACGAACAAGCCGCTGCAGCAGCCTTCAATGACAGGCTCGTCGATCGCGCCCTGAGAATGAGTGGAACCTCTACGGGTGAGCACGGCATCGGCAAGGGCAAACTGAAATACATGTCGCAAGAACATGGGCCGGCGGTTTCTGTGATGAGGGCCGTGAAACACGCGCTCGATCCCACGAATATCTTGAACCCAGGCAAGGTCATACCGGCCGCCTCGGCTGCTTGA